The following coding sequences are from one Lolium rigidum isolate FL_2022 chromosome 6, APGP_CSIRO_Lrig_0.1, whole genome shotgun sequence window:
- the LOC124658960 gene encoding protein HASTY 1 isoform X3, whose protein sequence is MAAEPAAASAAAAISAVMDWRSSPDARNAAFAYLESVKSGDVRALASTSLLLVRKDQASEIRLHGFKMLQHLVRLRWEELSVAERNEFANLTINLLSEVIDPREEWALKSQTAALVAEVVRREGVNLLNTLLPSIVSLSNLGPVEAEVVAMILRWLPEDITVHNEDLEGDKRRALLRGLTEALPQILPLLYSLLEKHFVAALSEHTKQQMELAKQHVGTVTAVINAVNAYAEWAPVTDLARYGLIHGCGSLLSYSDFRLHACEFFKVICQRRRPVDVAICEYDAAMSNIFQVLMTSSQEFLTKSRMQPSAIDENEYEFAVCVCETVVALGSSNMQCILADGARTSQFLQQMLEYYQHYRIALHFQSLLFWLVVLREPSKAKSVARVSGDPSPAGNLASIGGSSTEKEKKGLSVFVTDEIYSTILDVSFKRMLKKSASSSSSLLELWNEELEGKSDFSNYRTRLLDLIRVVASQRPVIAAANILQRINVVFGDANQATKSPQDLDAMVGAQLGLETVVSAIFDGSGDYTKTDQETKCQIHSTFEGLLQQLLSLKWTEPSLAVIHGHYLDSLGLFLRHYPDAVASVVNKLFELLTSLPITIQQQDPSNNSRQARLQICSSFIRISRAADKALLPHMKNIADTMAYLQGEGRLLRAEHDHLCEAFLIMASSSGIQQQQEVLAWLLEPLNKTWTQVEWQTAYLSDPSGLTRMFADSQFMWSIYHTVTFFEKAFKRSGTKKSTTAPQAATTTAATGYLHPMSSHLSWILPPLLRLLRCIHALWAEPFAQSLTGEIKAAKSMTIAEQASLLGETSKLTKGQVAPADGLLDVQREGESKENNIRNWLRGIRDSGYNLIGLAATLGEAFFRCVEGSSVTLALMENVQVMEFRHLRQLMHLAVVPLVKYCPAELWQIWTLNLLQPIFVHCQQALDYSWSSLLREGRAKVPDNFGNLSGSELKVEVMEEKLLRDLTREVCSLLWVLASPGLNSGLPSLEQLGPANRIDSSVKDLESLASSSLTGWTDSEAVTKLVPFCGALIHLAVATNRAELRQFVGKDLFSSIIQGLSVELNAAISAELVGLCREIYIYLSDKDPAPKQVLLSLPDMKQEDLLAFNDSLSKTASPKEQKQHMRNLLLLATGSKLRALASQKTTNVITNVTTRNRSTVAHYGPGAEEDDHIGLAALS, encoded by the exons atggccgccgaaccTGCCGCggcctccgcggcggcggcgatctccgCCGTGATGGACTGGCGCTCCTCTCCCGACGCCCGCAACGCCGCCTTCGCCTATCTCGAATCG GTTAAAAGTGGAGATGTCCGAGCTTTGGCCAGCACATCTTTGCTGTTGGTCCGCAAGGACCAGGCTTCAGAGATCCGATTGCATGGCTTCAAAATGTTGCAG CACTTGGTGAGATTGAGGTGGGAGGAACTCAGTGTTGCAGAGCGGAATGAATTTGCTAATTTGACTATCAATTTGTTGTCAGAGGTTATTGATCCCCGCGAGGAGTGGGCTTTGAAGAGTCAAACAGCTGCATTAGTAGCAGAG GTAGTTAGAAGGGAGGGAGTTAATCTATTGAATACATTACTTCCCTCTATTGTTTCTTTGTCTAATTTGGGTCCAGTCGAG GCTGAGGTAGTTGCCATGATACTAAGGTGGCTTCCAGAGGATATCACTGTTCACAACGAGGATTTAGAAG GTGATAAGCGAAGAGCGCTCTTGCGTGGCCTTACGGAGGCACTGCCACAAATTCTACCTTTGTTATATTCT CTACTTGAGAAACATTTTGTAGCTGCTTTAAGTGAGCACACGAAGCAGCAAATGGAGCTGGCCAAACAACATGTAGGGACGGTAACAGCTGTTATAAATGCTGTCAATGCATATGCTGAATGGGCTCCTGTGACAGATCTTGCCCGATATGGTTTAATTCACGG ATGTGGGTCCTTGCTTTCTTACAGCGATTTTCGCCTCCATGCTTGTGAGTTCTTTAAAGTAATTTGTCAGAG AAGACGGCCTGTTGATGTCGCAATTTGTGAGTATGATGCAGCAATGAGCAACATCTTCCAGGTGTTGATGACCAGTTCCCAAGAATTTTTAACGAAATCTAGGATGCAGCCCAGTGCTATTGATGAAAATGAGTATGAGTTTGCAGTGTGTGTTTGTGAGACAGTGGTTGCTCTAGGCTCTTCTAACATGCAGTGCATATTGGCTGATGGCGCTAGGACTTCACAATTCCTACAACAA ATGCTGGAATATTACCAACACTACAGGATTGCACTCCATTTCCAATCTTTGTTGTTTTGGCTG GTGGTATTGAGGGAACCATCAAAAGCTAAGTCTGTTGCCCGTGTTTCTGGCGACCCATCTCCTGCTGGAAATTTGGCATCTATCGGTGGCAGTTCAACTGAAAAGGAGAAGAAAGGCTTGTCGGTTTTTGTTACTGATGAAATATACAGTACAATATTGGACGTTTCTTTCAAAAGGATGCTCAAGAAAAGTGCAAGTTCGTCTTCAAGTCTGTTAGAACTATGGAATGAAGAGCTAGAGGGGAAGAGTGACTTCAGCAATTACCGTACCAGATTG CTGGATCTCATAAGAGTCGTTGCTTCTCAAAGACCTGTTATTGCTGCAGCGAACATTCTACAGAGAATTAATGTTGTTTTTGGAGATGCTAATCAAGCAACAAAGTCTCCCCAG GATCTTGATGCTATGGTAGGTGCCCAGCTAGGGCTTGAAACAGTTGTTAGTGCCATATTTGATGGCTCTGGTGATTATACGAAGACTGACCAGGAGACAAAATGCCAAATTCACAGTACATTTGAAG GCTTACTTCAGCAGCTTCTTTCCTTGAAGTGGACAGAACCTAGCCTTGCAGTTATCCATGGTCATTATTTGGATTCTTTGGGTCTGTTTTTGAGACATTATCCAGATGCAGTTGCCAGTGTTGTGAATAAGCTTTTTGAACTGTTGACATCTCTCCCAATCACAATTCAG CAACAGGACCCATCAAATAATTCCCGCCAAGCTAGGTTACAGATTTGCTCGTCATTCATTCGCATATCAAGAGCTGCTGATAAGGCACTTCTGCCTCATATGAAG AACATTGCTGACACCATGGCTTACCTTCAAGGAGAGGGTCGCTTACTACGAGCCGAGCATGATCACCTATGTGAAGCGTTCCTTATTATGGCCTCCTCTTCTGG GATTCAACAGCAACAAGAAGTCCTGGCCTGGCTGCTTGAACCTCTTAACAAAACATGGACCCAAGTGGAATGGCAAACTGCATATTTGTCTGACCCATCTGGTTTGACACGCATGTTTGCTGACAGCCAATTTATGTGGTCAATTTATCACACGGTTACATTCTTTGAGAAGGCATTCAAGCGGAGCGGTACCAAAAAGTCTACAACTGCTCCACAAGCAGCCACCACAACAGCAGCAACTGGCTATCTGCATCCGATGTCTTCACATCTGTCATGGATACTGCCCCCTCTCTTAAGA CTTCTGCGTTGCATACATGCACTCTGGGCCGAGCCATTTGCTCAGTCGCTTACAGGAGAAATCAAAGCGGCCAAAAGCATGACTATCGCGGAACAGGCCAGCCTTCTGGGAGAGACAAGTAAACTAACCAAGGGCCAGGTTGCACCTGCTGATGGATTACTGGATGTTCAAAGGGAGGGAGAGTCTAAGGAAAATAACATAAGAAACTGGTTACGGGGTATCCGTGACAGTGG GTACAATCTTATAGGATTAGCAGCTACTCTCGGTGAAGCATTTTTCCGTTGCGTAGAGGGTTCCTCTGTAACCCTTGCTCTTATGGAGAATGTGCAAGTTATGGAGTTCCGCCATTTGCGCCAACTCATGCACCTTGCTGTTGTTCCTTTGGTTAAATATTGTCCTGCTGAACTATGGCAGATATGGACACTTAACCTTTTGCAGCCGATATTTGTTCACTGTCAGCAAGCTCTTGATTATTCATGGTCAAGTCTTCTTCGTGAGGGCCGTGCTAAGGTTCCTGACAACTTCGGTAATCTTTCTGGGTCAGAACTGAAGGTAGAAGTGATGGAGGAGAAGCTGCTACGAGACTTGACTCGTGAAGTTTGTTCTCTGCTCTGGGTTTTAGCATCACCTGGTTTAAATAGCGGACTTCcatctttggaacaacttggaccTGCCAACCGGATTGATTCTTCTGTTAAAGATCTGGAGTCACTTGCTTCCAGCTCCCTTACTGG TTGGACAGATAGTGAAGCAGTGACTAAATTAGTTCCCTTTTGTGGTGCATTGATTCACCTTGCTGTTGCAACAAACCGGGCTGAGCTGAGGCAGTTTGTTGGAAAGGATCTATTTTCTTCTATAATACAAGGCTTATCTGTCGAGTTGAATGCAGCTATTAGTGCTGAACTTGTTGGACTTTGTCGTGAAATATACATCTATCTGTCAGATAAAGATCCTGCACCTAAACAG
- the LOC124658960 gene encoding protein HASTY 1 isoform X2 — MAAEPAAASAAAAISAVMDWRSSPDARNAAFAYLESVKSGDVRALASTSLLLVRKDQASEIRLHGFKMLQHLVRLRWEELSVAERNEFANLTINLLSEVIDPREEWALKSQTAALVAEVVRREGVNLLNTLLPSIVSLSNLGPVEAEVVAMILRWLPEDITVHNEDLEGDKRRALLRGLTEALPQILPLLYSLLEKHFVAALSEHTKQQMELAKQHVGTVTAVINAVNAYAEWAPVTDLARYGLIHGCGSLLSYSDFRLHACEFFKVICQRRRPVDVAICEYDAAMSNIFQVLMTSSQEFLTKSRMQPSAIDENEYEFAVCVCETVVALGSSNMQCILADGARTSQFLQQMLEYYQHYRIALHFQSLLFWLVVLREPSKAKSVARVSGDPSPAGNLASIGGSSTEKEKKGLSVFVTDEIYSTILDVSFKRMLKKSASSSSSLLELWNEELEGKSDFSNYRTRLLDLIRVVASQRPVIAAANILQRINVVFGDANQATKSPQDLDAMVGAQLGLETVVSAIFDGSGDYTKTDQETKCQIHSTFEGLLQQLLSLKWTEPSLAVIHGHYLDSLGLFLRHYPDAVASVVNKLFELLTSLPITIQDPSNNSRQARLQICSSFIRISRAADKALLPHMKNIADTMAYLQGEGRLLRAEHDHLCEAFLIMASSSGIQQQQEVLAWLLEPLNKTWTQVEWQTAYLSDPSGLTRMFADSQFMWSIYHTVTFFEKAFKRSGTKKSTTAPQAATTTAATGYLHPMSSHLSWILPPLLRLLRCIHALWAEPFAQSLTGEIKAAKSMTIAEQASLLGETSKLTKGQVAPADGLLDVQREGESKENNIRNWLRGIRDSGYNLIGLAATLGEAFFRCVEGSSVTLALMENVQVMEFRHLRQLMHLAVVPLVKYCPAELWQIWTLNLLQPIFVHCQQALDYSWSSLLREGRAKVPDNFGNLSGSELKVEVMEEKLLRDLTREVCSLLWVLASPGLNSGLPSLEQLGPANRIDSSVKDLESLASSSLTGFLMLNVSTALPALKITVEVFSWTDSEAVTKLVPFCGALIHLAVATNRAELRQFVGKDLFSSIIQGLSVELNAAISAELVGLCREIYIYLSDKDPAPKQVLLSLPDMKQEDLLAFNDSLSKTASPKEQKQHMRNLLLLATGSKLRALASQKTTNVITNVTTRNRSTVAHYGPGAEEDDHIGLAALS, encoded by the exons atggccgccgaaccTGCCGCggcctccgcggcggcggcgatctccgCCGTGATGGACTGGCGCTCCTCTCCCGACGCCCGCAACGCCGCCTTCGCCTATCTCGAATCG GTTAAAAGTGGAGATGTCCGAGCTTTGGCCAGCACATCTTTGCTGTTGGTCCGCAAGGACCAGGCTTCAGAGATCCGATTGCATGGCTTCAAAATGTTGCAG CACTTGGTGAGATTGAGGTGGGAGGAACTCAGTGTTGCAGAGCGGAATGAATTTGCTAATTTGACTATCAATTTGTTGTCAGAGGTTATTGATCCCCGCGAGGAGTGGGCTTTGAAGAGTCAAACAGCTGCATTAGTAGCAGAG GTAGTTAGAAGGGAGGGAGTTAATCTATTGAATACATTACTTCCCTCTATTGTTTCTTTGTCTAATTTGGGTCCAGTCGAG GCTGAGGTAGTTGCCATGATACTAAGGTGGCTTCCAGAGGATATCACTGTTCACAACGAGGATTTAGAAG GTGATAAGCGAAGAGCGCTCTTGCGTGGCCTTACGGAGGCACTGCCACAAATTCTACCTTTGTTATATTCT CTACTTGAGAAACATTTTGTAGCTGCTTTAAGTGAGCACACGAAGCAGCAAATGGAGCTGGCCAAACAACATGTAGGGACGGTAACAGCTGTTATAAATGCTGTCAATGCATATGCTGAATGGGCTCCTGTGACAGATCTTGCCCGATATGGTTTAATTCACGG ATGTGGGTCCTTGCTTTCTTACAGCGATTTTCGCCTCCATGCTTGTGAGTTCTTTAAAGTAATTTGTCAGAG AAGACGGCCTGTTGATGTCGCAATTTGTGAGTATGATGCAGCAATGAGCAACATCTTCCAGGTGTTGATGACCAGTTCCCAAGAATTTTTAACGAAATCTAGGATGCAGCCCAGTGCTATTGATGAAAATGAGTATGAGTTTGCAGTGTGTGTTTGTGAGACAGTGGTTGCTCTAGGCTCTTCTAACATGCAGTGCATATTGGCTGATGGCGCTAGGACTTCACAATTCCTACAACAA ATGCTGGAATATTACCAACACTACAGGATTGCACTCCATTTCCAATCTTTGTTGTTTTGGCTG GTGGTATTGAGGGAACCATCAAAAGCTAAGTCTGTTGCCCGTGTTTCTGGCGACCCATCTCCTGCTGGAAATTTGGCATCTATCGGTGGCAGTTCAACTGAAAAGGAGAAGAAAGGCTTGTCGGTTTTTGTTACTGATGAAATATACAGTACAATATTGGACGTTTCTTTCAAAAGGATGCTCAAGAAAAGTGCAAGTTCGTCTTCAAGTCTGTTAGAACTATGGAATGAAGAGCTAGAGGGGAAGAGTGACTTCAGCAATTACCGTACCAGATTG CTGGATCTCATAAGAGTCGTTGCTTCTCAAAGACCTGTTATTGCTGCAGCGAACATTCTACAGAGAATTAATGTTGTTTTTGGAGATGCTAATCAAGCAACAAAGTCTCCCCAG GATCTTGATGCTATGGTAGGTGCCCAGCTAGGGCTTGAAACAGTTGTTAGTGCCATATTTGATGGCTCTGGTGATTATACGAAGACTGACCAGGAGACAAAATGCCAAATTCACAGTACATTTGAAG GCTTACTTCAGCAGCTTCTTTCCTTGAAGTGGACAGAACCTAGCCTTGCAGTTATCCATGGTCATTATTTGGATTCTTTGGGTCTGTTTTTGAGACATTATCCAGATGCAGTTGCCAGTGTTGTGAATAAGCTTTTTGAACTGTTGACATCTCTCCCAATCACAATTCAG GACCCATCAAATAATTCCCGCCAAGCTAGGTTACAGATTTGCTCGTCATTCATTCGCATATCAAGAGCTGCTGATAAGGCACTTCTGCCTCATATGAAG AACATTGCTGACACCATGGCTTACCTTCAAGGAGAGGGTCGCTTACTACGAGCCGAGCATGATCACCTATGTGAAGCGTTCCTTATTATGGCCTCCTCTTCTGG GATTCAACAGCAACAAGAAGTCCTGGCCTGGCTGCTTGAACCTCTTAACAAAACATGGACCCAAGTGGAATGGCAAACTGCATATTTGTCTGACCCATCTGGTTTGACACGCATGTTTGCTGACAGCCAATTTATGTGGTCAATTTATCACACGGTTACATTCTTTGAGAAGGCATTCAAGCGGAGCGGTACCAAAAAGTCTACAACTGCTCCACAAGCAGCCACCACAACAGCAGCAACTGGCTATCTGCATCCGATGTCTTCACATCTGTCATGGATACTGCCCCCTCTCTTAAGA CTTCTGCGTTGCATACATGCACTCTGGGCCGAGCCATTTGCTCAGTCGCTTACAGGAGAAATCAAAGCGGCCAAAAGCATGACTATCGCGGAACAGGCCAGCCTTCTGGGAGAGACAAGTAAACTAACCAAGGGCCAGGTTGCACCTGCTGATGGATTACTGGATGTTCAAAGGGAGGGAGAGTCTAAGGAAAATAACATAAGAAACTGGTTACGGGGTATCCGTGACAGTGG GTACAATCTTATAGGATTAGCAGCTACTCTCGGTGAAGCATTTTTCCGTTGCGTAGAGGGTTCCTCTGTAACCCTTGCTCTTATGGAGAATGTGCAAGTTATGGAGTTCCGCCATTTGCGCCAACTCATGCACCTTGCTGTTGTTCCTTTGGTTAAATATTGTCCTGCTGAACTATGGCAGATATGGACACTTAACCTTTTGCAGCCGATATTTGTTCACTGTCAGCAAGCTCTTGATTATTCATGGTCAAGTCTTCTTCGTGAGGGCCGTGCTAAGGTTCCTGACAACTTCGGTAATCTTTCTGGGTCAGAACTGAAGGTAGAAGTGATGGAGGAGAAGCTGCTACGAGACTTGACTCGTGAAGTTTGTTCTCTGCTCTGGGTTTTAGCATCACCTGGTTTAAATAGCGGACTTCcatctttggaacaacttggaccTGCCAACCGGATTGATTCTTCTGTTAAAGATCTGGAGTCACTTGCTTCCAGCTCCCTTACTGG GTTTCTTATGCTTAATGTTAGCACTGCCCTTCCTGCATTAAAGATAACTGTTGAAGTGTTCAGTTGGACAGATAGTGAAGCAGTGACTAAATTAGTTCCCTTTTGTGGTGCATTGATTCACCTTGCTGTTGCAACAAACCGGGCTGAGCTGAGGCAGTTTGTTGGAAAGGATCTATTTTCTTCTATAATACAAGGCTTATCTGTCGAGTTGAATGCAGCTATTAGTGCTGAACTTGTTGGACTTTGTCGTGAAATATACATCTATCTGTCAGATAAAGATCCTGCACCTAAACAG
- the LOC124658960 gene encoding protein HASTY 1 isoform X1 gives MAAEPAAASAAAAISAVMDWRSSPDARNAAFAYLESVKSGDVRALASTSLLLVRKDQASEIRLHGFKMLQHLVRLRWEELSVAERNEFANLTINLLSEVIDPREEWALKSQTAALVAEVVRREGVNLLNTLLPSIVSLSNLGPVEAEVVAMILRWLPEDITVHNEDLEGDKRRALLRGLTEALPQILPLLYSLLEKHFVAALSEHTKQQMELAKQHVGTVTAVINAVNAYAEWAPVTDLARYGLIHGCGSLLSYSDFRLHACEFFKVICQRRRPVDVAICEYDAAMSNIFQVLMTSSQEFLTKSRMQPSAIDENEYEFAVCVCETVVALGSSNMQCILADGARTSQFLQQMLEYYQHYRIALHFQSLLFWLVVLREPSKAKSVARVSGDPSPAGNLASIGGSSTEKEKKGLSVFVTDEIYSTILDVSFKRMLKKSASSSSSLLELWNEELEGKSDFSNYRTRLLDLIRVVASQRPVIAAANILQRINVVFGDANQATKSPQDLDAMVGAQLGLETVVSAIFDGSGDYTKTDQETKCQIHSTFEGLLQQLLSLKWTEPSLAVIHGHYLDSLGLFLRHYPDAVASVVNKLFELLTSLPITIQQQDPSNNSRQARLQICSSFIRISRAADKALLPHMKNIADTMAYLQGEGRLLRAEHDHLCEAFLIMASSSGIQQQQEVLAWLLEPLNKTWTQVEWQTAYLSDPSGLTRMFADSQFMWSIYHTVTFFEKAFKRSGTKKSTTAPQAATTTAATGYLHPMSSHLSWILPPLLRLLRCIHALWAEPFAQSLTGEIKAAKSMTIAEQASLLGETSKLTKGQVAPADGLLDVQREGESKENNIRNWLRGIRDSGYNLIGLAATLGEAFFRCVEGSSVTLALMENVQVMEFRHLRQLMHLAVVPLVKYCPAELWQIWTLNLLQPIFVHCQQALDYSWSSLLREGRAKVPDNFGNLSGSELKVEVMEEKLLRDLTREVCSLLWVLASPGLNSGLPSLEQLGPANRIDSSVKDLESLASSSLTGFLMLNVSTALPALKITVEVFSWTDSEAVTKLVPFCGALIHLAVATNRAELRQFVGKDLFSSIIQGLSVELNAAISAELVGLCREIYIYLSDKDPAPKQVLLSLPDMKQEDLLAFNDSLSKTASPKEQKQHMRNLLLLATGSKLRALASQKTTNVITNVTTRNRSTVAHYGPGAEEDDHIGLAALS, from the exons atggccgccgaaccTGCCGCggcctccgcggcggcggcgatctccgCCGTGATGGACTGGCGCTCCTCTCCCGACGCCCGCAACGCCGCCTTCGCCTATCTCGAATCG GTTAAAAGTGGAGATGTCCGAGCTTTGGCCAGCACATCTTTGCTGTTGGTCCGCAAGGACCAGGCTTCAGAGATCCGATTGCATGGCTTCAAAATGTTGCAG CACTTGGTGAGATTGAGGTGGGAGGAACTCAGTGTTGCAGAGCGGAATGAATTTGCTAATTTGACTATCAATTTGTTGTCAGAGGTTATTGATCCCCGCGAGGAGTGGGCTTTGAAGAGTCAAACAGCTGCATTAGTAGCAGAG GTAGTTAGAAGGGAGGGAGTTAATCTATTGAATACATTACTTCCCTCTATTGTTTCTTTGTCTAATTTGGGTCCAGTCGAG GCTGAGGTAGTTGCCATGATACTAAGGTGGCTTCCAGAGGATATCACTGTTCACAACGAGGATTTAGAAG GTGATAAGCGAAGAGCGCTCTTGCGTGGCCTTACGGAGGCACTGCCACAAATTCTACCTTTGTTATATTCT CTACTTGAGAAACATTTTGTAGCTGCTTTAAGTGAGCACACGAAGCAGCAAATGGAGCTGGCCAAACAACATGTAGGGACGGTAACAGCTGTTATAAATGCTGTCAATGCATATGCTGAATGGGCTCCTGTGACAGATCTTGCCCGATATGGTTTAATTCACGG ATGTGGGTCCTTGCTTTCTTACAGCGATTTTCGCCTCCATGCTTGTGAGTTCTTTAAAGTAATTTGTCAGAG AAGACGGCCTGTTGATGTCGCAATTTGTGAGTATGATGCAGCAATGAGCAACATCTTCCAGGTGTTGATGACCAGTTCCCAAGAATTTTTAACGAAATCTAGGATGCAGCCCAGTGCTATTGATGAAAATGAGTATGAGTTTGCAGTGTGTGTTTGTGAGACAGTGGTTGCTCTAGGCTCTTCTAACATGCAGTGCATATTGGCTGATGGCGCTAGGACTTCACAATTCCTACAACAA ATGCTGGAATATTACCAACACTACAGGATTGCACTCCATTTCCAATCTTTGTTGTTTTGGCTG GTGGTATTGAGGGAACCATCAAAAGCTAAGTCTGTTGCCCGTGTTTCTGGCGACCCATCTCCTGCTGGAAATTTGGCATCTATCGGTGGCAGTTCAACTGAAAAGGAGAAGAAAGGCTTGTCGGTTTTTGTTACTGATGAAATATACAGTACAATATTGGACGTTTCTTTCAAAAGGATGCTCAAGAAAAGTGCAAGTTCGTCTTCAAGTCTGTTAGAACTATGGAATGAAGAGCTAGAGGGGAAGAGTGACTTCAGCAATTACCGTACCAGATTG CTGGATCTCATAAGAGTCGTTGCTTCTCAAAGACCTGTTATTGCTGCAGCGAACATTCTACAGAGAATTAATGTTGTTTTTGGAGATGCTAATCAAGCAACAAAGTCTCCCCAG GATCTTGATGCTATGGTAGGTGCCCAGCTAGGGCTTGAAACAGTTGTTAGTGCCATATTTGATGGCTCTGGTGATTATACGAAGACTGACCAGGAGACAAAATGCCAAATTCACAGTACATTTGAAG GCTTACTTCAGCAGCTTCTTTCCTTGAAGTGGACAGAACCTAGCCTTGCAGTTATCCATGGTCATTATTTGGATTCTTTGGGTCTGTTTTTGAGACATTATCCAGATGCAGTTGCCAGTGTTGTGAATAAGCTTTTTGAACTGTTGACATCTCTCCCAATCACAATTCAG CAACAGGACCCATCAAATAATTCCCGCCAAGCTAGGTTACAGATTTGCTCGTCATTCATTCGCATATCAAGAGCTGCTGATAAGGCACTTCTGCCTCATATGAAG AACATTGCTGACACCATGGCTTACCTTCAAGGAGAGGGTCGCTTACTACGAGCCGAGCATGATCACCTATGTGAAGCGTTCCTTATTATGGCCTCCTCTTCTGG GATTCAACAGCAACAAGAAGTCCTGGCCTGGCTGCTTGAACCTCTTAACAAAACATGGACCCAAGTGGAATGGCAAACTGCATATTTGTCTGACCCATCTGGTTTGACACGCATGTTTGCTGACAGCCAATTTATGTGGTCAATTTATCACACGGTTACATTCTTTGAGAAGGCATTCAAGCGGAGCGGTACCAAAAAGTCTACAACTGCTCCACAAGCAGCCACCACAACAGCAGCAACTGGCTATCTGCATCCGATGTCTTCACATCTGTCATGGATACTGCCCCCTCTCTTAAGA CTTCTGCGTTGCATACATGCACTCTGGGCCGAGCCATTTGCTCAGTCGCTTACAGGAGAAATCAAAGCGGCCAAAAGCATGACTATCGCGGAACAGGCCAGCCTTCTGGGAGAGACAAGTAAACTAACCAAGGGCCAGGTTGCACCTGCTGATGGATTACTGGATGTTCAAAGGGAGGGAGAGTCTAAGGAAAATAACATAAGAAACTGGTTACGGGGTATCCGTGACAGTGG GTACAATCTTATAGGATTAGCAGCTACTCTCGGTGAAGCATTTTTCCGTTGCGTAGAGGGTTCCTCTGTAACCCTTGCTCTTATGGAGAATGTGCAAGTTATGGAGTTCCGCCATTTGCGCCAACTCATGCACCTTGCTGTTGTTCCTTTGGTTAAATATTGTCCTGCTGAACTATGGCAGATATGGACACTTAACCTTTTGCAGCCGATATTTGTTCACTGTCAGCAAGCTCTTGATTATTCATGGTCAAGTCTTCTTCGTGAGGGCCGTGCTAAGGTTCCTGACAACTTCGGTAATCTTTCTGGGTCAGAACTGAAGGTAGAAGTGATGGAGGAGAAGCTGCTACGAGACTTGACTCGTGAAGTTTGTTCTCTGCTCTGGGTTTTAGCATCACCTGGTTTAAATAGCGGACTTCcatctttggaacaacttggaccTGCCAACCGGATTGATTCTTCTGTTAAAGATCTGGAGTCACTTGCTTCCAGCTCCCTTACTGG GTTTCTTATGCTTAATGTTAGCACTGCCCTTCCTGCATTAAAGATAACTGTTGAAGTGTTCAGTTGGACAGATAGTGAAGCAGTGACTAAATTAGTTCCCTTTTGTGGTGCATTGATTCACCTTGCTGTTGCAACAAACCGGGCTGAGCTGAGGCAGTTTGTTGGAAAGGATCTATTTTCTTCTATAATACAAGGCTTATCTGTCGAGTTGAATGCAGCTATTAGTGCTGAACTTGTTGGACTTTGTCGTGAAATATACATCTATCTGTCAGATAAAGATCCTGCACCTAAACAG